One window of the Aquila chrysaetos chrysaetos chromosome 8, bAquChr1.4, whole genome shotgun sequence genome contains the following:
- the CCR10 gene encoding C-C chemokine receptor type 10 — MQEQVTPSPISMELTATTDFYPWEDGYSWEDGMLPELCEKQAVQGFARTYQPAVYLLLSLLGTVGNGLVLLTHTRYRQAHSITDVCLLHLALSDLLLLLTLPFAVTDTLQGWSTGTATCKALQGLYALNFYSGFLFLTCISVDRYVAIVRVPAACRLRPRARRHGWLTVGLAWLLAMLLALPQFIYSQAEQHQDLRICHVVFPRAVSRAARGATNLVQVVLGFVVPFLVMASCYAAVARTLLAARGAQPHRALRVLLALVLVFVALQLPHSLMVLLDAAELLASWEVSCAQSRRKDLALLVTGGLAYLRCCLNPLLYAFLGQRFRRELWLLASDAGCVGPLEPRCPSCPSPRQRTSLSTCQDVV, encoded by the exons ATGCAGGAGCAG GTGACCCCCAGCCCCATCTCAATGGAGCTGACCGCCACCACTGACTTCTACCCCTGGGAGGATGGGTACTCATGGGAGGACGGCATGCTGCCCGAGCTCTGTGAGAAGCAGGCAGTGCAGGGCTTCGCCCGCACCTACCAGCCTGCCGTCTACCTGCTGCTCTCGCTGCTGGGCACGGTGGGGAATGGGCTGGTGCTGCTCACGCACACCCGCTACCGCCAGGCACACAGCATCACCGACGTCTGCCTCCTGCACCTTGCCCTGTCTgacctcctgctgctcctgacGCTGCCCTTTGCCGTCACCGACACGCTGCAGGGCTGGTCCACGGGCACGGCCACCTGCAAGGCGCTGCAGGGCCTCTACGCCCTCAACTTCTACAGTggcttcctcttcctcacctgCATCAGCGTGGACCGCTACGTGGCCATCGTGCGGGTGCCGGCCGCCTGCCGCCTGCGCCCACGGGCTCGCCGCCACGGTTGGCTGACGGTGGGGCTGGCCTggctgctggccatgctgctggCGCTGCCCCAGTTCATCTACAGCCAAGCGGAGCAGCACCAGGACCTCCGGATCTGTCACGTCGTCTTCCCCCGCGCGGTCTCGCGGGCGGCCCGGGGGGCCACCAACCTGGTGCAGGTCGTGCTGGGCTTCGTGGTGCCCTTCCTGGTGATGGCGAGCTGCTATGCGGCCGTAGCCCGAACGCTTCTGGCGGCCCGCGGTGCCCAGCCCCACCGGGCGCTGCGGGTGCTGCTGGCCCTCGTGCTGGTGTTCGTGGCGCTGCAGCTGCCCCACAGCCTGATGGTGCTGCTGGACGCGGCCGAGCTGCTGGCCAGCTGGGAGGTGAGCTGTGCCCAGAGCCGCCGCAAGGACCTGGCACTGCTGGTCACCGGCGGGCTGGCGTACCTGCGCTGCTGCCTCAACCCCCTGCTCTACGCCTTCCTGGGCCAGCGCTTCCGCCGGGAGCTGTGGCTCCTGGCCAGTGATGCCGGGTGCGTGGGGCCCCTCGAGCCACgctgccccagctgccccagTCCCCGCCAGCGGACATCGCTCTCCACCTGCCAGGACGTGGTGTAG